One Mus musculus strain C57BL/6J chromosome 2, GRCm38.p6 C57BL/6J genomic window, TCTCCGTTTCACCCACTGTGGTTCCTACCTCTGTAAGATGGAAGCATGTGTGGTGGCGATGCTTGTGAGAGTTCCCAGAGCTGATAGCTGAGGCAGGCAGTACAATCGCTCCTCAGAAAAGTCCACTCTGAACCCCGTACCTGTGACTGCAGCACCTTGTGTGGGAGACGTGGCCATTCAGGATCTTGAGGTATAGGAAGATGGCCCAGAATCATACAGGTGAGTCCTTAAAAGGAGATGGCAGGGTTGGGAGTCGactcagtaaagtgtttgccttgcaaatCGTAAGAGCTGAGTTTgtgtattgtggtggtttgagtgaaaacgtctctcataggctcatagggagtggcactattaggaagaatggccttgttggagtgtggTCTTATtagagatgtgtcactggggtgggctttgaggtttcagaagctcaagccagacttAGTGGGTCACTGCCTCTTCCTACTGCCTGCCTGtccagatgttgaactctcagctccttctccagaaccatgtctgcctgcatgccatcatgtttcccgccatgatgaaaatggactgaacctccaaactgtaagccagccccaattaaatgttttcttttataagagtggcCATTACcctggtatctcttcacagtaatggaaaccctaagatggTTTCTAAAACACACATTAAAGGGGGTGGGATTTGCAAAGGACAGTGGGAGAATAAAAACATGTATCTCCCTGGGGTTCACAGAgcagccagccttgtctacttcAGCAAGGAAGGTCTTACTGGAaagcctacacacacatacacaaacatacattctgtacttgtgtgtgtgagcacacatgaacatgcatgtatgtgtcagagagagagagagagagagagagagagagagatactgatAGAACAGAAGGAGGCAGCAGAGCTGGGCAGGTTCCTCCTGCAGGAGGCACACTGGCCCTGAAGGCAATATTGGGATACATAGTAGCCAAGGTAAGGCCACGTGCATGCAGCAGATGTCTCGTAGCTGGCTCTGCAATGTATCCTTCCCATTCTGAACTTTATACTCCTGTAGCACACGCCTGCCATCCAGCACTACAGAGGCAAAGTTAGGGGGTCTTTAGCGCTTGCCGGCCAGCCTATTTCTACCTGAgttggtgagctctaggttcagtgacagactctgtctcaaaaaaaaaatcaatgtggagagtgatagaggaagacctcCTATatcgtcctctgacctccaaaacacagtctcacacacacacacacacacacacactcaaacacactcacacttatacacatacattctctctctctctctctctctctctctctctctctcacacacacacacacacacacacacacacacacaaagtgggaGATGGACAAAGAAAAGCCATGGCAGGAAGGATGCTTAGCAGTTGAGCAGCACTCTGCTACAGACAACAGAAGACTCAGAATAACCATGTGCGTGGCTTTTCTCATGGAAAAGTGGTTGTGAACCAAGGGACATGGTAACATGTATCCTCAGGGCTCAAATGGGCTCCAGGCTGACAGCACCTTGGTTGCAGTCCCATCCAACCCAGTCTTGGACATCAGGACTTCGCAGTGTAAAATGAGCAGGGATCTCAAGCCATGTGGATGGTTTGGGGTGTTCAGCCACCTAAAGTCAGTGTAGCCACCTAAAGTCAGGGTACATGCTAGTATAATGATTGACAGTAGTAGGGCTGACTAAATGGGATAGCTGCTATTGCCCATTGCCATTCCTCAAACAGGTCCCCGGAAGCCCCTAAACCCCAAGGTCTTTGCACAGGTCATTCCTCTGCTTGAAGGACCCCTCCTTGTTTTTTCTGTCCAGTAAGACCTTCcttgtaaaaattttttttctgagacagggtctaactatacaaaccaggctagcctagaactctctgtgtagaccaggctggccttgaactcacagagctccttctGGCTCTGTTCCCAAGTCCTgagtttaaaggcatgtgtcaccatgactGGCTTATCAAGTAATACTTTTTAAAGTTGTACTTACTTGCCCCACAATATAGAAATACCgcaggagaaagaggaaaccaTGGAAAGAGAACGCTGCTCTTCCCAGACTCTCAATCCGAAACTCAGCTGCTGTCTCCACAGGCTTCTCCAGGCTGCTTCTGCTGGATGCTGTAAGCCCTGGTTTGATGAGGTTACCCTTTGTTTGCTCTCTCAATCTGGCCACTCCAGTTGTCCACGATGTGTGTTGTTAGCTCCTGATGGGATGGTGTTTGCGGCCTCTCTATCTGCTCCTTGCTATTTGTTTATGCACTTCTGTTTGCTGTGCACTTAATAAATTCACTCATTCAAAATTGAAACGCAGGTACCATAGGTCATTCTCTGTaccacacagtgtgtgtgtgtgtgtgtgtgtgtgtgtgtgtgtgtgtgtgcacagcaaGAACCCttccccactgagctatctttccagccatttcttgtgattttttaaaGCCCCCCTTAAAATATCTTCTGAGCATGTAGTTCTCCAAGACTCCAAGGTGAAGTGTATTTATTCTTTTCAGTTTCCTTTTCGTCTTTTTTGCCATTCATCACAGATTGTAATCACGTTGGTGTTTTTCTTCAAGGGAGCTCTCGGGCTGGCAGCCCAACCCAAACACATCTACTGTTGCTGGGGGTGTAACTCAGCGGAAGAGCATTTGTCTACAGGCACCAGACCttagattcaattcccaggactgcaaaaaatagaataaaataaacacaataaatgtATGCACTGCAGGATGTTCAAACAGTACATTCTGAAGCAATGCAAACAATAAATAACAAGGCAGATAAGTAAGCTTGGCTCCGGAGCAGTGGTGAGAACATTCTATTTAAGGGCTCTGTGGGCAAACTGCTTGCCCGGCATGCCTGGTGAGTGCAGTACCGGTCCCACAACCCCATGCAAAGCCAGGTGCAACAATGTATCGTGTACCTCCCCTGGGAGAGCGAAGGCGAACCGCTGGAAGCTTGTGAACCAGACAGCCTGTCCTGAGGAACAGGGAACTAGAGAGAGACTCTTGTTCACAAACAAGATGGAGGATGAGGAACAACAcccaaggttatcctctgacctacatgcatgcacacggaCGGGCCgttgcgcgcgcacacacactcgagcacacacacacacacacacacacacacacacacacgcgcgtgcaCATCAAATACACACAACACGTGCAACTCTATTTAAAATCTTGcttaaaacttaaagaaaaacaaactagcAAAAGGCAGAAGGTAGAAGGGTTACCCCGACTATGAGGCAAGTCTGGTCTGTAGTGAGGCCTGGTCTCAAAGCAAATGAACAAAGGAAAACCTTAGAGGCTTAAATGAATGGCTGAAGGGGCGCTGAGTGAATGAGGCTGTGAATGAGGGGAGGGACTGAAGACAAGGGTGACAACTGAACTGTCACCTGTCTCCTTGACATGGCTCAGCCTTGGCCATTTTGGGGCATCAGAGGCTTCAGTCGACACAGGGCAATGGTCACAAGTTGGCCTGCAGAGTTTACCACGTAGAAGATAGGGAGATGGCTAAGTCATGTTTCACGAGCATGAGACTCGAACTGCCACatggtccagcttgaccatttctgggcGTTTACCTAAAGGATTCATATCCTACAAGGGAGGCCCTCGAACAGCACACTCATGCCACTCTAGTCATGATAGCAAGGGGCTGGAACCAGTCTAGacgtgacacacacacagtgggtctTAACTCAGTCATGAGGGAAAATTAAATTCACAGGTaagtggatggaactggaaaatattccGAGTGAGGTcaccaggcccagaaagacagacactccatgttctctttccttcctttcctttcctttcctttcctttcctttcctttcctcctcctcctcctcctcctcctcctcctcctcctcctctcttcttcttcttcttcttcttcttcttcttcttcttcttcttcttcttcttcttcttcttcttctaaacatttatttgtttattttatgtaagtacactgtagctgtcttcagacaccccagaagagggcatcagatctcattacagatggttgtaagccactgtgtggttgctgggaactgaactcaggaccttcagaagagcagtcagtgctcttacccactaagccatctctccagtccccgaaTGTTCTCTTTTATATGAGGACCCTAGCTTTGAATTTTCAGATCTTAGCGTGACTGTAGAGGAAGGAAGCTAAGAAGGTACCCTTGTGGGGGTTAAGCAGAGAGGCCATGGTCTCCCATACCTGTGTGCTGTAATGTGAACTTGCCAGGTAGAATGTGCCCACGGGAGCAACAGTGTTGTGAGTGTCTATGGGCAACTAATCACTTCCTGATTCGATGTGAGGCCTGCTCCACCTGAGGAATTCGTGCCTGGTACTGCACAGCCCATGCAAAGCCCAGGGCTGGACAGGTCCTAGACTTTAAAGGAATCCCACCACTGCTCCTCAGCTGAGTGGGTATTGTGTCAACGGCCTTCTAAGTATTCGTGTTTATCTCCACGGATTAATACTGTTTGTGGCTAGCCAGAGAAACTTCTCTTTACAGTGGGCAGCCAGCCGTCAATGCAGAGACTCACCACTGGTCAGAGCACTGAGAGTTAGTAATGGTTGAAATGGTTGAAAGTGGAACCACGAACGGGATAGCtgtatgccccacccccaccccccacggctcagggaacactgtagAAAAGGAGGGAGTAAGAatgaagagctgagggaggggaggagtgtgGTATTCTAGATGTGCTGTGACGCTTATACCCGTGAACTCGCAGCCACACGGCTACTGGCATAAGACCAGGCCCATCGACAGGCCAtcgtgggtgggggaggggctcataGAGCCCTGCTTCTCCTCGAGGAGCTTCTGATGGTTGCTGTGAGAGGGGAGTCATATTTCTTAGTCTCATAGCCGTGGGTAAGTTTCCCAAGCTCACGGGAGCAGCCACAACGAGATGCAGCGGGCCACAAATAAGCAAGGAagtgtatgtaaataaataaataaataaaaagtaaataagtaaaagacGTGAGAGTAGGAAGAGGACTCAGAAAGAGTTCAGTGGAAGGgggctaagaatttcatagagGAAATATGATCAGAGTaagcagtgtgtgtatgtgtgacatataTATGATATTGTGGAAAAgtaagggtttttgttgttgttgttgttattgttgtttttaaaagctgagtgtcCTAGTGAGTGCTTACAATTCCAGCTCCAAAGGGTCAGAGAGAGGCCGATTCCTGGAGTTCACTGACCAGAGCCTAGTGTGGTCTTGGTGAGTTtccataaattaaaaagaaatttgagGGCCTTATGTGGTGCTGCTGCGATGCTTTCACCTCAGgagctgaaggaggaggagggggagggggaggaggaggaggagggggaggaggtggaggaggaggaggacgatgaCAACGAAGACGACGACTACGATGCAGGCTTCAGGCCAGTCTAGCTACATAATAAGATTTTGTCTCAAAAGGCCTTTTTCTCCCTCAGGGTTGGGGAGTATGGCTGAGCAGTGGGATCCTGGCTTGGCATGTATCTGTCCCTGAAGTGTGAAAATAAATGAGACCTTTATAATTTGAGAGAGTTTGgagttacagaaaagttacagacaATAGAGAATGACTGTTACCCAACACCCCATTTCCCCTATTGTTGGAACCTTCCATTAGAGTGGCTCATTTATCACAATTAATGAGGCATTATTAACACGAGTAATATGTTATTGTTCGCTGAACTCCACATTTTACACCGATTTCCTCAGCTGTCCCCGGATGTCCTTTTCTCACACAATCATAAGTTATCATGTCTCCTTCCGCTCCTCTGGGCTGTGTCAGCCTCTCCGACTTCTCTTGGGTGACCTTGACGGTCTCAGGAGCCCTGCCTGGcctcactacatagctctggccgtcctggaacttactatgtagaccagtctagcctcaaactcctagaGATTTTTCTTATGctctgattttaatatttttcttttgaggcaaAGGCCTCACCGAGttgccaagctggccttgaactcctagacTCAAGTGGTGGTCCTCCCTCAGTCCCCAAAGTAGCTGGGCGTGTAGGTGGGTCACTCCACTCTGGTCTTGTGATGTCAGAGCTGTGACTTGGGAGGCGAGATGCCCTCTTGGTCCCATCCTGTAGGCAAGGGCAAGCTCCACCAACAGGGCTGTGGATCTGGATCTTGACCTTGGTCAAGGCCTCTCTAAAGCTACTTTGTAGCTGGTTTCAGCCCTTGCAGACTCCACAGGAAGGTCCTGCCCAGCTCCTCTGACACATTTGGAATTCGTCTTCTATGCCTCTGTCATGTTCTCTTTTTACAAACCCTTGTCACCTAGGAAATGTTATGTGACTCTGGTTGTAGAGGCATGTGAAAAAGGTATACAAAACAAACTTTTACTGAAGGTACGCCATAAAGAGATGTATTTTAAAAACCTCTTGGTACACATACAAGTTTTTTTCCATTTAGTAAAGTTGAAAGCGAACTTAGATCTTGAGGTAACAGTGTCCATTAATTTTTACATTAAGAATTAAATTTGAACCTGAAGatggtagtgtatgcctttaatcccaggactccagaggcagaggcaggaggatctctacaagttcgaggccagcctagtctacagagcgagttccaggacagccaaagctacacagagaatcaaCTCCCCATCTGCCCTCTAAAAAGATTGAAATTGTAGAGCTGGAAAGTTAACTCAGTTTATGTAGGTGCTGGCCTCtaatcctgatgacctgagttccctCCCCAGAACTCATACAATGGAAGAAGAAAACGCctaaatgttgtcctctgactttttaaagaatggagtggctgggcgtggtggtgcatgcctttaatcccagcacttgggaggcagaggcaggcagatttctgagttcgaggccagcctggtctatatagtgagtgccaggacagccagggctacacagagaaaccctgtctcaagaaaaaaaaaaaaaaaaagaatggagtgGACAAGTATTTGCAGATTGTTTTTCTCAGAATGGATTGATATTTTGATGTCATAATTGTCAATTCTGAGAACACTGCTTCACATAACTGCTGAGTATCAGATGGTAGAAGATTGTCTAAGGTCATTTCTGAAGCCATTGGAAAGTCTGTCCTAATCTCAAGTCAGAATTCACTTAGCAATGTTTGTGGTTCCATTTGTTTgaagacaagatctcactctgGAGCCCAGACTGGTCTGGGGCTCTCGATTACAGTCATGACAAACTTCCTGCTTCATCTTCCCTCATGCTGGCACTAGAGACATGAGCAGTTACACCTGGCTTACAGAGTCTCactctggccgtcctggaacttactctgtagaccaggctggctttgaactcacagagatctgcttgcctctgcctcctgagcactaagATTAAAGGGGTGCATCACTACACCtaacaaattttaaatttcttcattacatCCATTTGCTCTGTGCAAGCATTTGCGTGAATGTGCACATGtacgcacatgtgtgcacatgcttatgtgtgtgcacagtagCATGCAGAAATCAGAGGATGGCATGTGTGAGTCGTCTCTTCTATGGCGTGGGCACCGTGGAATGACCTCAGGTTTGGCTGCAAATGCTTTTGCCTGCTGACCTATCGTGACTGCCAACAATTCCCATAACACACAAGTCAGCAAATCAGACAgcgttagatttatttatttgttcattttgtagGGCCTGGTGGTCcatacccataatcccagcatttcagaGGCTGAGGTGACATTCtcagaaattcaaggctagcctcagccaCACAGttagtctgaagccagcctgagctatataagacTGTCTCGCAAaaccagacatacatacatacatacatacatacatacatacttatatacatacatctgcatgtgtgtgagagatagcaatttttaaaatcaaacattctaGCACAATACAATCCAAGCATATATTAATTTGACACTTACAGGCTGAGGAGTGACattagaatatattaaatattgtttttcctaATCAAGCCATTCTCTTTCTACAAGAGCAGACAATTTTTTTTATGCATACAGTAAAAGCACTGAAACTTGTAACATTTCATAGTCTCAAATCTGAGGCACCATCTCAGGTTATGTGAGCAGCAGTGACCAGTGCCTTAGCTTGTGAAGAGCTAAACTGTGGGTGTCCCGCGCTCAGAACCAAGGCTGGAGTAAGGTCCCATGACAAAACACTTTGCATTCATTTTGCATCTGATTCTGAACTCAGGAATCCTTACTATTGCCAACATTTTCCTAAGGC contains:
- the 1700010B08Rik gene encoding uncharacterized protein LOC75485, with amino-acid sequence MAQNHTDVELSAPSPEPCLPACHHVSRHDENGLNLQTKYRRRKRKPWKENAALPRLSIRNSAAVSTGFSRLLLLDAVSPGLMRLPFVCSLNLATPVVHDVCC